A stretch of the Hydra vulgaris chromosome 09, alternate assembly HydraT2T_AEP genome encodes the following:
- the LOC136085203 gene encoding uncharacterized protein LOC136085203, whose amino-acid sequence MFVSPIYRIIAKLGTNHHQCVDDTQLYTVINPGIDSINQIKVCADAVTKWFLENRLLLNPNETEAVLFGFRKQISKHKNDSKIVFSGTKLTTINSIKILGVTLDSLLSMDKLINNTIKSCNYYIRALHHICPCLTKEAASTIACGIVNYQLDYCNSLLSGTYQKNVKKLQRIQNSLSQIIFHSPNHLN is encoded by the coding sequence ATGTTTGTTTCACCTATATATCGTATTATAGCTAAACTCGGTACCAATCATCATCAGTGTGTTGATGATACCCAACTTTATACTGTCATCAACCCGGGCATAGATAGCATTAATCAAATCAAAGTGTGTGCTGATGCAGTAACAAAGTGGTTTCTAGAAAATAGACTTCTGCTCAACCCAAATGAAACGGAAGCTGTTTTATTTGGATTTAGAAAACAAATTAGCAAGcataaaaatgattcaaaaattgttttttctggAACAAAACTAACTAcgataaattcaataaaaatccTTGGTGTCACGCTAGATTCATTGCTCTCTATGGACAAGCTCATAAACAACACTATTAAATCCTGCAATTACTATATTCGTGCCCTTCACCACATTTGTCCATGTCTGACTAAAGAAGCTGCAAGTACAATTGCATGTGGCATTGTTAACTATCAGCTTGACTATTGTAACAGTCTTTTATCTGgtacttatcaaaaaaatgttaaaaaactccAACGAATTCAAAATAGCTTATCTCAAATCATTTTTCATTCTCCTAATCATTTAAATTGA